The following are encoded together in the Panicum virgatum strain AP13 chromosome 6K, P.virgatum_v5, whole genome shotgun sequence genome:
- the LOC120711419 gene encoding GDP-mannose 3,5-epimerase 1-like, with product MGSSEKTVSAYGEYTYAELEREPYWPSEKLRISITGAGGFIGSHIARRLKSEGHYIIASDWKKNEHMTEDMFCHEFHLVDLRVMDNCLKVTQGVDHVFNLAADMGGMGFIQSNHSVIMYNNTMISFNMLEAARINGVKRFFYASSACIYPEFKQLETNVSLKESDAWPAEPQDAYGLEKLATEELCKHYTKDFGIECRIGRFHNIYGPFGTWKGGREKAPAAFCRKAQTSTERFEMWGDGLQTRSFTFIDECVEGVLRLTKSDFCEPVNIGSDEMVSMNEMAEIVLSFEDRKLPIHHIPGPEGVRGRNSDNTLIKEKLGWAPTMKLKDGLRFTYFWIKEQIEKEKTQGVDVAAYGSSKVVSTQAPVQLGSLRAADGKEGL from the exons ATGGGGAGCAGCGAGAAGACCGTCAGCGCTTATGGTGAGTACACCTATGCTGAGCTGGAGAGGGAGCCCTACTGGCCAAGTGAGAAGCTGAGGATTTCGATTACTGGGGCTGGTGGTTTCATTGGATCCCACATTGCTCGCCGTCTCAAGAGTGAGGGCCATTACATCATCGCCTCTGACTGGAAGAAGAATGAGCACATGACAGAGGACATGTTCTGCCATGAGTTCCACCTTGTTGACCTCAGGGTCATGGACAACTGTCTCAAGGTTACCCAAGGCGTCGACCATGTATTCAATCTTGCTGCTGATATGGGTGGCATGGGGTTCATCCAGTCAAACCACTCTGTCATCATGTACAACAACACCATGATCAGTTTCAACATGCTTGAGGCTGCACGCATCAATGGTGTGAAGAG GTTCTTCTATGCCTCGAGTGCATGCATTTACCCTGAATTCAAGCAGCTTGAAACAAATGTGAGCTTGAAGGAATCTGATGCCTGGCCTGCTGAG CCTCAAGATGCCTATGGCTTGGAGAAGCTTGCAACCGAGGAGCTCTGCAAGCACTACACAAAGGACTTTGGCATCGAGTGCCGCATTGGGCGTTTCCACAACATCTATGGCCCCTTTGGAACATGGAAAG GTGGTCGTGAGAAGGCACCTGCTGCCTTCTGCAGAAAGGCTCAGACATCTACCGAGAGGTTTGAGATGTGGGGCGACGGACTCCAGACACGATCCTTCACTTTCATCGACGAGTGTGTCGAGGGTGTTCTGAG GTTGACCAAGTCTGACTTCTGCGAGCCGGTGAACATCGGGAGCGACGAGATGGTGAGCATGAACGAGATGGCCGAGATCGTCCTGAGCTTCGAGGATAGGAAGCTGCCCATCCACCACATCCCTGGCCCCGAGGGGGTCCGCGGGCGCAACTCCGACAACACCCTCATCAAGGAGAAGCTTGGCTGGGCCCCGACCATGAAGCTCAAG GACGGGCTGAGGTTCACCTACTTCTGGATCAAGGAGCAGAtcgagaaggagaagacgcagggGGTCGACGTCGCGGCGTACGGGTCCTCCAAGGTGGTGTCCACCCAGGCGCCCGTGCAGCTGGgctccctccgcgccgccgacggCAAGGAGGGCCTCTGA